In Cellulomonas wangsupingiae, the genomic window CTGGCGGACGCCGGTCACGGTGTCCTGCTGGTCACCCACAACGTGCGCGAGGCCGAACGCGTCGTCGACCACCTCGCAGTGCTCGACAAGGGCGTCGTCATTGCCGCCGACACCCCCGCCGGCCTGACCTCCCGCCTGCGCGGGAGCCTGACGATCGAGGTCGACACGGCGCCCGGCGAGGCCGTGCGCTGGCACCCCGCTGCGACGGGTGCGGCCGGCGGGCACCTGCGCGCCACCGCGACCGTCCCGGCCGACGCGGCCTCCGACGTCGTGCGGTGGGCGCAGGGCGAGGTCGACTCGGGGCGGCTCGAGCGCTACGCGCTGGCCCCGGCGTCCCTCGAGGACGTGTACGTGCAGCTCGTCGGTGCGGGACAGGAGCAGGAGGTGCGGGTCGCATGACCGCGATCGCCGAAGGTGCGCAGCAGACCCTGCTGCTCGCGCAGTGGCAGCTGCGCCGGCAGGCGCAGTTCCTGCCGCTCATGGTCGTCGTCCAGGTGTTCATGGCGGTCGCGACAGTCGTCGGGTACGGGTTGCTCGTCGGCGACCCGGACCCCGTCGTCGCGCTGTACCTGGCCACCGGCGCACCCACCGTCACGCTCATCACCATCGGGCTCGTCATGGTGCCGCAGATGGTGGGGCAGTCACGGATCGAGGGGTCGCTCGACTGGATGCGGACGCTGCCCGTGCCGCGCGTCGGGTTCCTGCTGTCCGACCTGCTGGTGTGGACCCTCATCGCGCTCCCGGGCATGGCGCTGGGGATCGTGGCGGGCATCCTGCGGTTCGACGTCGACCTGTCGGTCGCCCCCTGGTTCGCGCCCGCGACCGTGCTGGTGTCGCTGACGGCCGCCGCCGTCGGCTACGCGATGGCCACGCTGCTGCCGCCGCAGCTCGCGATGCTGCTGACGCAGGCGCTGGTGTTCATCGTCATGCTGTTCTCGCCGGTGTCCTACCCGTCCGAGCGCATGCCCGCGTGGCTGCAGTCGGCGCACGAGTGGCTGCCGATCGAGCCGATGGCGCAGCTGATGCGCGCCGGGCTCGCGCAGGACGTGTTCGCGATGCCGGCACGCTCGCTCGTCGTGCTGCTCGCGTGGGCGGTGGCCGCGCTCGTCGGGGCGGCGCTCGCGCTGCGGCGCCGCGCCTGAGCCCGTCCCGGGACGACGAGACGGTGGCGCCCTCAGGGGGCGCCACCGTCGTCGTGCCGGACGTGTCAGGCGAAGCCGCCGCTGGCCCGGTTGCCCGGGATCGGCAGGATCGTGCCCTGCTCGGCCGGCTGCGCGTCCTCGTCCTCACCCGGTGCCGGCTTGGCCCGCGGGGCCGTGGCGTCGACCGGGTCGGGGACCTCGTCGGGCGTCGGGGTGACGGTGTCGTCGGGGACGGACATCGGTGACCTCCCTCACATCGGTGGGCACCGATGGTGCCACGCCGCGCGACGGCTGTCGCGCGGTGCGCCCCGTCGCACGGGCGCGCCCGTCACAGCTGCGCGAAGACCTCGAACGTCGTGCCCTCGGGCAGCGGGTCGAGGAACATGGCCTCGAACCGCGCCTGGCCGCCGGCCGGCAGCCGGTCGACGTACGTGCTGTCGGACCCGACGATCTGCCCGGCCGCGTCACGGACCACGACCTCGATCCGCACGCTGGTGAGCTCCTCGGCGAACGTGCCCGAGAGCGTGCCGCCGACCGTCGTCGACCACTCGTCGCTCGTCCCCGCCACGTCCGTGACCGTGAACGCGCCCAGGTCGGGCTCGTGCTCCGCCTCGGCGATGTCGGGGCCGCGGACCTCGAGGTGGTCGATCGTGTGGGTGCCGACCTTGGTGAACATGCCCGTCAGGGCGGTGCGCCCCGGCAGCACGTCCACGTAGTTCGAGCCCGTGTCGAGGATCAGGCCGTCGGCTCCGACCGCCTCGATGTCGAACCCGGCGAAGCGCAGGGCGTGCTCGGGGTTCGGGTTCTCGACGATGATCACGTACCACCACGTCGAGGGGTCGTACGAGCTCTGCCCGAACGCGGCCTCGACGACCCCGAGGTCGGCGACGGCGGACCCACCGGCAGCGGGGGCGTCCTGCTCGTCGTCGGCGACGGCGGGCTCGTCCGTCTGCGTCTCGAGCTGCGCCGCGCTCTCCTCGAGGCCGCCCACGACCTCGTCGATCACGAGGCTGTAGGCGATGCCCGTGAGCACGACGACCAGCAGCGACACGACCGAGACGGCGACCGCCGCGATGGCCATGCCCTTGCCCGGCCGGCCGTGGCGCACGGCGCCGACCAGCCCGATGATGCCGAGCACGAGGCCGACGACCGCGAGGAACGCGGCGAAGTAGTTGACGAACGGCACCCAGCTCAGCAGCAGGGCGACGATCGAGACGACGAGGGCCGCGATGACGAGGCCCTTCTTCTGGCCCGCCTGGGCGCCACCCGGGCCGGGGCCGTACGCGGCGTGCGGCGGGAGCGTCGGGACCGACGGGTGACCGCCGTACTGCTGGGGAGCGGGCGCGCCGGGCGCGGGCGCGCCGAAGGGGGACGCCGCCGGAGAGCCGAAGGCCGGCGCCGCGGGGGCGGCGTGCGGCTCCTGGGCGGAGGGCTGCGGGGCGGACGTGCCGTGCGGCGCCGAGCCCGGGGCGGGAGCCACCAGGTCCGGTGCGGGCGGCGCGG contains:
- a CDS encoding ABC transporter permease, with translation MTAIAEGAQQTLLLAQWQLRRQAQFLPLMVVVQVFMAVATVVGYGLLVGDPDPVVALYLATGAPTVTLITIGLVMVPQMVGQSRIEGSLDWMRTLPVPRVGFLLSDLLVWTLIALPGMALGIVAGILRFDVDLSVAPWFAPATVLVSLTAAAVGYAMATLLPPQLAMLLTQALVFIVMLFSPVSYPSERMPAWLQSAHEWLPIEPMAQLMRAGLAQDVFAMPARSLVVLLAWAVAALVGAALALRRRA
- a CDS encoding FxLYD domain-containing protein; this translates as MSTNDSGMVPPPPGQTGPAGPPPAPAPPAPDLVAPAPGSAPHGTSAPQPSAQEPHAAPAAPAFGSPAASPFGAPAPGAPAPQQYGGHPSVPTLPPHAAYGPGPGGAQAGQKKGLVIAALVVSIVALLLSWVPFVNYFAAFLAVVGLVLGIIGLVGAVRHGRPGKGMAIAAVAVSVVSLLVVVLTGIAYSLVIDEVVGGLEESAAQLETQTDEPAVADDEQDAPAAGGSAVADLGVVEAAFGQSSYDPSTWWYVIIVENPNPEHALRFAGFDIEAVGADGLILDTGSNYVDVLPGRTALTGMFTKVGTHTIDHLEVRGPDIAEAEHEPDLGAFTVTDVAGTSDEWSTTVGGTLSGTFAEELTSVRIEVVVRDAAGQIVGSDSTYVDRLPAGGQARFEAMFLDPLPEGTTFEVFAQL